A DNA window from Candidatus Vicinibacter affinis contains the following coding sequences:
- a CDS encoding TatD family hydrolase: MNNLWIDTHTHLYLPEFDEDRSEMMERAIASGLDKMLLPNIEANTIGQVVRMKNEYPDHCDMMMGLHPCSVKENYLEELNLIERALAENSCKGVGEIGLDLYWDPSSLARQMEAFTIQLGWSQQTGLPVSVHTREATEESLGLLERLQDGRIKGVFHCFSGSIEQAQRLIQLGFYIGIGGVVTYKKTNLPDLLLELGLDRMVLETDAPYLSPVPYRGKRNEPAYIPVIGARIAEILNMSIEQVGQITTHNAKTVFYPELVSAKS; the protein is encoded by the coding sequence ATGAACAATTTATGGATCGACACACATACCCATCTTTATTTACCTGAATTTGATGAGGATCGTTCTGAAATGATGGAGCGTGCTATTGCTTCAGGTTTGGATAAAATGTTGTTGCCAAATATTGAAGCAAATACAATCGGTCAAGTCGTCAGAATGAAAAATGAATATCCAGATCATTGTGACATGATGATGGGTTTACATCCATGTTCGGTCAAGGAAAATTATCTGGAAGAATTAAATTTGATTGAAAGGGCATTGGCAGAAAATTCCTGTAAGGGAGTAGGGGAGATTGGACTTGATTTATATTGGGATCCTTCCAGTCTTGCCAGGCAAATGGAGGCTTTCACCATTCAATTGGGATGGAGTCAACAAACAGGACTTCCGGTGAGCGTCCATACCCGGGAAGCTACTGAAGAGTCTCTGGGCCTTTTGGAAAGGCTTCAGGATGGCAGAATCAAAGGGGTTTTTCATTGTTTTAGTGGATCGATTGAGCAGGCCCAGCGATTGATCCAGTTGGGATTTTATATTGGGATAGGTGGTGTGGTGACTTATAAAAAAACAAACTTGCCGGATTTATTGCTAGAATTGGGACTTGATCGCATGGTTTTGGAGACCGATGCGCCTTACCTAAGTCCGGTGCCTTACAGGGGTAAGCGAAATGAACCAGCTTACATTCCCGTCATTGGGGCCAGGATAGCGGAGATACTTAATATGAGTATAGAACAGGTAGGTCAGATAACCACACACAATGCAAAAACCGTCTTTTATCCAGAATTGGTCTCTGCTAAATCCTAG
- the ruvX gene encoding Holliday junction resolvase RuvX — translation MGRILAIDYGKKRCGIAVTDPLQMISNALDTIDTENIEEYLLTYCRNEQVEKIIFGLPFHSDGKETYLTQEVKDFSKILQQKLPEIKFDFQEESFTSVKAKEAILQSGTPKMKRRDKGLVDRISAVIILQEYLGHY, via the coding sequence ATGGGACGCATTCTTGCAATTGATTATGGTAAAAAGCGCTGTGGCATTGCTGTAACAGATCCTTTACAGATGATCTCCAATGCACTGGATACAATTGATACAGAAAACATCGAAGAATATTTATTGACCTATTGTAGAAATGAACAAGTTGAGAAAATTATTTTCGGATTGCCTTTTCACAGTGATGGCAAAGAGACGTATTTGACTCAGGAAGTAAAAGATTTCAGTAAAATTCTTCAGCAAAAATTGCCTGAAATAAAATTTGATTTTCAGGAAGAGTCTTTTACTTCTGTTAAAGCCAAGGAAGCTATTCTTCAAAGCGGAACCCCCAAAATGAAAAGAAGAGATAAGGGATTGGTTGATCGCATCAGTGCAGTAATAATACTGCAGGAATATTTAGGTCATTATTAA